The sequence TGCGCGAGCCGCAGGGCGGCGCGCTGGTGCCGGAACGTCGGCGCCGGCGTCACCAGCAGCTCTCCGTCCACCACCTCGTATCGGTTGCCGTCGTCGGGAAGTGAGTTGCGCTCCTCGACCGTCCAGTCGCGGCGGGAGATGTCCGGAACGATCGGCGGGGGCGCGGGCATGGCCATAGCGTACGCTCGGCACAGTTAGGGAGGCAAGGGGGCATGCGCCAAGCTCGCGCGGGGCTCGCGGCTGGCTGGCATCAATCCATTGCGGGTGGTATCGAATCAGTGGGCCGCCTTCGTTCGTACCAGGTCGTACCCTGAACCAACCTGCGCTCACGCCTTCGACTTGCGCGGCCGCCCCCCCTTGGCGCCGTTCGCCCTCGCGGCCCGCGCCTTGGCCTTGCTGGTGACCTGCCCCGCCAGGCGGGCCAGCTCCTGCAAACGCTGGCGTCGCCCGACCGAATCGAGCAGGAGGCCCGACACGCTCAGGTCGACGTCGAGCGCGTCCCACCGGAGCGCCGTCCCCCCGGGGCTGACCTCCACATCCGCCAGCTGCGACGGCGTCGCGTCAGCGAGCGCGGCGACGCGCGACACAGGGAAGCCGAAGAGACAGCCGTTGCTGAGCTCCACCAGCACGCGCGTCGCCCGGCGGTCATAGCGCGCCGACAGGGCGCGCAGCCCCAGCGCTCGCTCGCGCGCGTCGCGCGCGCGGGCTGCGCGGATCTCCTCAGCGATCGTGATACGAGGGTCCATGGAGCTGGCTCCAGCAGTCGTGCAAGTACTCCAGATGTGATTCGACGATCGCCACTGCGCGCCGTACGTCGTGGTCCCGCATGCCGAATACCGATCGGATGATCCCGCGCTGCTGCCGGCTCCCGAGTTCGATCACCACCTCGCCATCGACATGCCTCACGTGCACGTGCGGTGGTGCGTGCTCGCGGGGTGGGAGGAAGATGACCATCCGAAAGCCGGCGACGCGCAGGACCGTGGGCAATTGGACAATAACCGAGCGGATGGGTTTTCGCCATCGCCATTCGACGATGCTCCAAGCTGATCGGATGCCCCTGCCAGGACGGTACCATTCGATTGCGGTGCGTATCGAATGGAGGGAGCCGCC comes from Gemmatimonadota bacterium and encodes:
- a CDS encoding DUF2442 domain-containing protein; the encoded protein is MDPRITIAEEIRAARARDARERALGLRALSARYDRRATRVLVELSNGCLFGFPVSRVAALADATPSQLADVEVSPGGTALRWDALDVDLSVSGLLLDSVGRRQRLQELARLAGQVTSKAKARAARANGAKGGRPRKSKA
- a CDS encoding DUF4160 domain-containing protein translates to MPTVLRVAGFRMVIFLPPREHAPPHVHVRHVDGEVVIELGSRQQRGIIRSVFGMRDHDVRRAVAIVESHLEYLHDCWSQLHGPSYHDR